The Sulfitobacter sp. SK011 genome contains the following window.
AGCCGCCCCGACAGCATCCTTGGCGGGCGCAGCGTTTATGAAACCCGCGAGGCGATTGGCCGCGAATTGGCCAAGGAAAGCCCGGTTGATGCTGATCTGGTCTGTCCTGTCCCAGATTCCGGCACACCCGCCGCCATCGGCTACAGCCTCGAATCCGGTATTCCCTATGCGATGGGCATCATCCGCAACCAATACATGGGCCGCACCTTCATTGAGCCGACAGAGCAGATCCGCAACATGGGCGTGCGCCTGAAACTCAACGTCAACCGCGCGCTGATCAAGGGCAAACGGGTCATTCTGGTGGACGACAGTGTTGTGCGCGGCACGACCAGCCGCAAGATAAAGGAAATGATCCTTGATGCCGGCGCTGCCGAGGTGCATTTCCGCATTGCCAGCCCTCCGACCGCATGGCCCTGCTTTTATGGCGTCGATACACCGCAGCGTGAAAAGCTGCTGGCGGCGACCATGTCAGAGGATGAGATGCGCGATCATTTGCAGGTCGACAGCCTCAAGTTCATCTCACTCGACGGGCTTTACCGCGCTGTCGGAGAGGCGGGTGGCCGCAATGCAAAATGCCCGCAATACTGCGATGCCTGTTTTTCTGGCGAATATCCGGTGACCCCTGCGGATCAAATTGATCAGGGATTTGAGATGAAACCGGCGGCTGAGTAACGCCACTGCCGTTTTCTGTCAGCAGGAACTGGCATAGTCCCGCAATGGAAAACGCACCCTCGCCCCTGCTGATGCGGATTGCACGATGGTCTGAGCCTGCGCAGCGCACCCTTTGGCACTGCCGCGCGATGTTTCATGACGTGGCGGAAAAGACCGGAGCAGGTCCTTTGGACGAGACCCTGAAATGGGGACAGCCATCGTGGTGCCCCATGAAGCCCCGCACCGGGTCAACCTTGCGGATCGACTGGTCCCCAAAATACCCCAGCCGGTTGTCGCTCTATGTGGATTGTAAAACCGATCTGGCCGCCCGGATGCAAATGCTCTACCCCGATCTGCCCGAAAATGATGGTCAGCGTCATCTGGCAGTTGCCCTTGATGCGCCCCTGCCTGAGCAGGCCATCGCGCATCTGGCTGATATGACATTTACCTATCACCGCACCAAAAGCCGCACGGCCCCTTGAACCCATGATCCCGGCCCCACCGGCGGGCTTTGGCCGATGCAATGTCCCCCCTCTTTCGCATGCCCCACCGCGTTGTTAGCTGCACCGCAGCATAATCAACACCTGAGTCGCGCATCGCGTCTGCGAATGCGCCGGAAAGTACGAAAATGGCCTCGAAAGAAAAAAACCTGCCAACCCCAGCAAGCGTGGCAAAAATTGCAACCGAAAGTGTGGCACTGAACCCGGTGACAGTCATTGGCATCTTTGGCAGCGACGCCGGCCTCAGCGCGCTGGTGCGCGAAGGCAATGGCGATATTGCGCGGGTTACCGTCGGCGACAGCTTTAACGGTGGTCTGGTCGAAGCGATCAGCAAAGACAGTTTGATTTTGTCGCGCGGCGGCAAATCAAAAGTGATGAAAATGCCCAAAGCCTAAGCCCCCCCTTGACGCGCAGGCACCTGCGGTGCAAAGCGCAGGGCATGACAAAAACCGCATTGATCACAGGCGCATCGCGCGGCCTTGGTGCCGCTCTGGCCGAGGCGCTGGTCCCCACGCACCACATCATCGCCGTGGCACGCACAACCGGCGCGCTCGAAGACCTGGACGACCGCATCAAAGCCAAAGGCGGCTCAGCAACGCTTGCCCCGATGGACATCACCAACACCGATGCAATGGCGACCTTGTGCCGTGGGATTTACGACCGTTGGGGCAATCTTGATCTCTGGCTGCACACCGCCATTCATGCCGCCCCCCTCACCCCAACCGACCATGTTGACGCCAAGGATATGGCCAAATCGATTGCCGGCAACATCACCGCCACAGCGACACTGATCACCTTTGTCGCACCGCTTCTGGGTCATGGCGGTCAGGCCGTCTTTTTTGACGATCCGCGCGGCGGTCAGAAATTCTTTGGCAGCTATGGCGCAACCAAGGCCGCCCAGATCGCGCTGGCCCGGTCCTGGCAAAGTGAGACCGACAAGATCGGACCCAAAGTACACATCCTCACGCCCGAGCCGATGCCAACAGCCACCCGTGCCCGGTTTTTCCCCGGCGAGGACCGCGCGGTGCTTTTCGACCCACATGCACAAGCATCTGCGGTTTTGACGCAACTCTAGGCTTCACCCTTTTTCAAATACCGCGGCACCACGCTTGCCGCGCGTGCACCCCTCGCTTATCAAGGGAAAAAGGGACAATTCATGCGCATTCTTATCACCAATGACGACGGCATCAACGCACCGGGTCTGTCCGTCTTGCACGACATCGCGACGGAACTGGCCGGATCCGACGGCGAGGTCTGGACCTGTGCACCGGCCTTCGAACAATCGGGCGTGGGTCACTGCATCAGCTACACCCATCCGATGATGATCAGCCAACTGGGCGCACGCGTCTTTGCCGCCGAAGGGTCCCCCGCCGATTGCGTGCTGGCCGCGATCCATGACGCAATGACCGCCGCACCGCCCGATCTGGTCCTCTCGGGCGTCAACCGGGGTAATAATTCGGCTGAGAACACGCTTTATTCCGGCACCATTGGTGCGGCGATGGAAGCGGCCCTGCAAGGGCTGCCCGCCATTGCGCTGTCGCAATATTATGGGCCGGGCAACCGCGATCTGGACAACCCGTTTGAGGCGGCAGCCAGCTACGGCGTGGATGTGGTGCGTCGCATATTGGCGCACACATCTGGTGATGAAACCGGCTACCGTCTGTTTTACAACGTGAATTTCCCGCCCGTGGCCGCAGCGAACGTTGCAGGCATCCGCGTGGCCCCCCAGGGCATGCGCCCCGGCACCGGGTTTTCGACAGAACCGCATCTCTCGCCCTCGGGTCGCCGGTTCCTCTGGATCAGGGGGGGCGATCAGACCGTGCGCACCGCCGATGCCTCTGACGCGGCGGTGAACTTGGACGGCTATGTCTCGGTCACGCCAATGCGCGCGGATCTGACGGATCACGCGGTGCTGGACGCACACGCAGGCATCAACACATGAATGAAACCGCCGACAGCGAGGCGGAACGCAAAATGCAGTTCCTTTATGCGCTGCGTTCAAAGGGTGTGACGGACGCGCGGGTCTTGTCCGCGATGGAATCCGTGGACCGTGGCCCGTTCATCCGTGGCCTCTTTGCCGAACGGGCCTACGAAGACATGCCGCTGCCGATTGCATGTGGCCAGACCATCAGCCAGCCTTCGGTTGTTGGGTTGATGACCCAGGCCCTAGAAATAAGCCCCCGTGACAAGGTGTTGGAAATCGGGACCGGATCTGGATATCAGGCCGCAATCCTGAGCAAACTGGCGCGGCGGGTCTATACCATCGACCGCCACCGCCGGTTGGTCCGTGAGGCGCGGGAGATCTTTGAGAGACTTGATTTGAACAACATCACGGCGATCACCGCCGATGGATCATTTGGACTGGCCGAACAGGCCCCGTTTGACCGCATCATCGTGACCGCAGCGGCAGAAGACCCACCCGGACCTTTGCTGGCCCAACTCAAGGAAGGCGGCATCATGGTCGTCCCCGTGGGGCAGTCTGATGCCGTGCAGCACCTGATCCGAGTGCGAAAAACCGCCGATGGTCTGGAATATGACGAATTGCGTGCCGTGCGCTTTGTTCCCTTGCTAGAAGGGTTGGGCAAAGACACATAAATAGGTTAAGGTACGCAAAACTCCCGGATTACACGGGGGGTCGATGTTAATGAGGACAAGCAGATGCGCCACACCATTTCGCGCCGCCAGACGCGGTTGACCCTGCTGGCCGGGGCCAGTGCCATTTTATTGGCCGGTTGCGAAGGTCAGCCACTTGATTTTGATCTGCGCGGCGTTGGGGGCGGGTTTAGCACCGCCCAAGCCGCCACCGGACCGCTGGCAGCACGCCCCAGCCCGGACAATCGCGGTGTCATTTCGTATCCGAATTATCAGGTCGCCGTTGCGCGGCGCGGCGACACCCTTGCCGATGTTGCCGCCCGGATCGGGGCCGATACCACTGCTTTGGCCCGCTACAACGGGATCGAACCAAACGTGCCGCTGCGCCAGGACGAGATCATTGCCCTGCCCAACCGTGTCGCAGAGCCATCACCCGCGACCGGGGCCTTGGGGACCGGACCGATCCAGCCTGTTGATATTTCGGCGATTGCAGGCGGGGCGATTGCCCGCGCCCCCGCAACCCCCGGTGTTCAGACCGCCACGTTGCCACCGGCAAACCAACCGGCAGCGCAGACCGGCAAAGAACCCGTACGTCACCGCGTTGAACGGGGCGAAACCGCCTATACCGTTGCGCGCCTTTATGGCGTTCCGGTCAAGGCATTGGCCGAATGGAACGGCCTTGGTCCTGATTTCGCGATCCGCGCGGGACAGTTTCTGCTGATCCCGGTACCGCAGCAAAATCCGCCAAGCCGTACTGCTGCGGCCCCGGTCACGACCACGCTTCCCGGTGCAGGCAGCCCCACGCCCACCCCGCCCTCGGCGGCCAAACCCTTGCCGCAGGATTCAACCGCCAAGCCGCTGCCGGCCGCAACCGCGCCAACCAAACCCGTGGCAGACGTGGGTCAGACCACCAAGCCTGCGAAAGCCACAAAGATGCAGACCCCGGTTCTGGGCAGCATCATTCGCGGCTATTCCAAGGGCAAGAACGAAGGCATCAACATCAAGGCCGCCGCTGGTGCCCCGGTCAAAGCCGCTGACAGCGGGACCGTGGCCGCGATCACCAAAAGCGCCGAGGGCGTGCCAATTGTCGTCGTGCGCCACGCTGGCAACCTGTTGACGGTCTATGCCAATGTCACCGGCGTCAGCGTCAAGAAAGGCGATACTGTTTCGCGCGGTCAACAGATCGCCAAGTTGCGCAGCGGCGATGACGCCTATGTGCATTTCGAGGTCCGCAAAGGCTTTGACAGCGTCGATCCGGCACCCTTTATCAACTGATCCAGCAGGGGTCATGGC
Protein-coding sequences here:
- a CDS encoding peptidoglycan DD-metalloendopeptidase family protein; protein product: MRHTISRRQTRLTLLAGASAILLAGCEGQPLDFDLRGVGGGFSTAQAATGPLAARPSPDNRGVISYPNYQVAVARRGDTLADVAARIGADTTALARYNGIEPNVPLRQDEIIALPNRVAEPSPATGALGTGPIQPVDISAIAGGAIARAPATPGVQTATLPPANQPAAQTGKEPVRHRVERGETAYTVARLYGVPVKALAEWNGLGPDFAIRAGQFLLIPVPQQNPPSRTAAAPVTTTLPGAGSPTPTPPSAAKPLPQDSTAKPLPAATAPTKPVADVGQTTKPAKATKMQTPVLGSIIRGYSKGKNEGINIKAAAGAPVKAADSGTVAAITKSAEGVPIVVVRHAGNLLTVYANVTGVSVKKGDTVSRGQQIAKLRSGDDAYVHFEVRKGFDSVDPAPFIN
- a CDS encoding protein-L-isoaspartate(D-aspartate) O-methyltransferase — encoded protein: MNETADSEAERKMQFLYALRSKGVTDARVLSAMESVDRGPFIRGLFAERAYEDMPLPIACGQTISQPSVVGLMTQALEISPRDKVLEIGTGSGYQAAILSKLARRVYTIDRHRRLVREAREIFERLDLNNITAITADGSFGLAEQAPFDRIIVTAAAEDPPGPLLAQLKEGGIMVVPVGQSDAVQHLIRVRKTADGLEYDELRAVRFVPLLEGLGKDT
- a CDS encoding pilus assembly protein PilZ, coding for MASKEKNLPTPASVAKIATESVALNPVTVIGIFGSDAGLSALVREGNGDIARVTVGDSFNGGLVEAISKDSLILSRGGKSKVMKMPKA
- the surE gene encoding 5'/3'-nucleotidase SurE — translated: MRILITNDDGINAPGLSVLHDIATELAGSDGEVWTCAPAFEQSGVGHCISYTHPMMISQLGARVFAAEGSPADCVLAAIHDAMTAAPPDLVLSGVNRGNNSAENTLYSGTIGAAMEAALQGLPAIALSQYYGPGNRDLDNPFEAAASYGVDVVRRILAHTSGDETGYRLFYNVNFPPVAAANVAGIRVAPQGMRPGTGFSTEPHLSPSGRRFLWIRGGDQTVRTADASDAAVNLDGYVSVTPMRADLTDHAVLDAHAGINT
- a CDS encoding DUF1801 domain-containing protein gives rise to the protein MENAPSPLLMRIARWSEPAQRTLWHCRAMFHDVAEKTGAGPLDETLKWGQPSWCPMKPRTGSTLRIDWSPKYPSRLSLYVDCKTDLAARMQMLYPDLPENDGQRHLAVALDAPLPEQAIAHLADMTFTYHRTKSRTAP
- a CDS encoding SDR family oxidoreductase, translating into MTKTALITGASRGLGAALAEALVPTHHIIAVARTTGALEDLDDRIKAKGGSATLAPMDITNTDAMATLCRGIYDRWGNLDLWLHTAIHAAPLTPTDHVDAKDMAKSIAGNITATATLITFVAPLLGHGGQAVFFDDPRGGQKFFGSYGATKAAQIALARSWQSETDKIGPKVHILTPEPMPTATRARFFPGEDRAVLFDPHAQASAVLTQL